Genomic segment of Candidatus Effluviviaceae Genus V sp.:
TCGATCCTGTTCAGTTGGTTGTTGACCAGGTAGAAGAGTCCGGTCGCCGGGTCGTAGTCAATGCCCTGCGGCTGGCACTCCGAGAGAGGGAACGACTCGAGCGGATCGAACGCGGCATCGCAACGGTACACGGTACCCCAGTCGCTGCAGAGCCAGAAGTCGGTCCCGTCGTGGCAAATGCCGGTAACGTAGTCGCAGAACCACTCTACGCCGAACGTGTCGACGAGCGCCCCGTTGGTGGTCAGCTGGTAGATGACATCGAACATCGGGCGGGTCTGGTGCCCCTGGCTGTCCGTAACGTACAGCTGATCGTACGGCTCATCGGGGACGCGACAGAGTCCGGCGCACATCAGCACGTCGTCGTCCCCCTGAACGTCCCCCACGTCACACAGAACGGCCCAGTCGCCCTCCGTCGTCACGGTGAAGACGATGCTCGAGTAATCATCGGCGTGATAGAGGAAGCCGTCTCCCCCGTCGTCCACCCACTCGATGCCCTTCGGCCAGCCGCCCGGCGCATAGAACGAATCGACGACCGTGCGCTCGTGCCCGCTCCCCGCTGCGCCCGCTGCCGGGACCGCGAGCAGGGAGATGAGGAGCAGAGCTGCAACACCGTTCATCACAGCAGTCTTCGTCTTCATTATTCAACCTCGAAGAAGGCTTCCTTCTTGGCGCCGCAGACCGGGCAGACGTCCGGCGGGTCGCCGTACACGGTGTTACCACACACGGAACAGACGTAGACCTTCTCGCTCTTGATGTCGTTCCCCGACTCGACGGCCTTGAGCGCGTCCTGGTAGAGGTTGTGGTGGATCTTCTCGACGGCCATCGCCCTGCCGAAGGAGAGCACCGCCGGGTCGTTCCCCTCCTCCTCCGCCTCGTGCAGGAAGTCCGGGTACATCTCTGTGAACTCGTGTCCCTCGCCCTCGATGGCGTCCTGGAGGTTCGCAGCCGTGTCCTGGACGCCGCCCATCACGTCGAAGTGCGCGTGCGCGTGGACCGTCTCGGCCGCCGCCGCCGCGCGGAAGAGCTTCGCCACCTGCGGGTAGCCGTCGTCCTCGGCCTTCTTCGCGTAGGCCAGGTACTTCCGGTTCGCCTGACTCTCGCCCGCGAACGCCGCCGCCAGGTTGTCCTTCGTCGCCATGCTCTCTCCTCCTCTTCGGTTGACTGTTCCAGAGCGTCGCTCACCATAGCAAGCGCGCGGCCGGACCTCAAGCGCGGTGTTGACCGGTCTCTCGCAGTAATTGCTGACCTGGGAGTCCTGTGGGATAATAGAGAGACCGTGATTGCAGGCTAGCTGGTCCATGGACAGGAGGATTGCCATGTCACGAATGCGTGCCGTTTGTTGTGCCGGCATCGTGTTGATGTTGGTCATGCTGACGCCCCCCGCCTGTGCCGGCGGACGGATGGGATTCGTAGGTCCCTGCGAGTACCCGGGAGGCATCGACGGCTCAGAGTCGGGAGGCTTCTATCACGTCGACAACTGGGACGGCGACGTCTACAGCGTCGCGCCCGACGGCGAGGCGACGTGGCTCTTCAGTATCGCCGAGGCCACGGGCGAGCAGTACACGAACTACCACGGGATGGGGCTCTGCTTCGTGCCCTCGAGGGGTGACGAGCGCTCCGGCACGCTCTACGTCACACGTCCGGACCGGGGCGCGCCTCCCTACACCGACTACGTCCGCGTCTTCACGACGGACGGAACGCACCTCGGAACCTACGACGTGAGCGACATCGTGGACCGGCCGCACGGCATCGCCTTCGACGGCACGCATCTCTGGCTCTCCGGCGACGCGGCGTTCGTGAAGTGCGACATGAGCTTCAACGAGATCGACACGTACGTCGCTCCGTGGGGCACAGGTAGCGGCGCGCTGGACTACGATCCCGTGACGGGCTTCCTCTACAGCGCAGGACTGGGCGACTGGTACATCACCGTCATGGACCTGGAGTGCAGCGTCGTTCACCAGTGGTATCTGAGCAGCACCTACCGTGTCGGAATCGCGGTGGGTGAGGTCACGACCCGGGACACCCGCTCCCTCTGGGTCGTCGACAACACGACGGTCACCATCGAGGAGATCGAGGACGTCTACCTGACGCCGGTCGACGCGTCGAGCTGGGGGTGGATCAAGTCGCTCTTCAGGTAGATGCGGCGTTCTTCCTCTATGAACACATCTGTGGTATCATGAAGAGTGGGGTCGCATGTGGACCCCACTCTGTCGTTTTCCAGGCACTCTCCCGGAGTCGCCATGCGGTCGACGCGTCGAGCCATCCTCCTTGCGGGACTCGCCCTGATTCTCGCCGCGGGTTACTGCGCGGCGGGGCACCGCACGACGCCGGCCTCGCCTGCACGCATGATCGCCGAATGGGAGCCCGCGAACGGCACGCTCATCCGCTGGCCCCTCGGCTTTCCCATGGAGCTCGCCGTCGAGCTCGCCGAGGACGACACGCTCTACACGCTCGTCGAGGGGCAGTCGGGTGAGAACCAGGCGAAGAGCGCCTTCCAGTCCGCCGGCATCGACATGGGCATGGTGCGGTTCATCCGCACGAACACGTACTCCATGTGGACCCGGGACTGGGGTCCCCAGTGCGTCTTCGGCTCGGACGGTGCGATGGGCATCGTCGACCCGTGGTTCGACGGGTACCCGTGGGTCCCCGGGTGTTCGAGCCGCGGCGTGGGCGCTGAACCCGACGACGCGGCCCGCAGGCCTGCAGCACGCGGCTACGAGGACGACGACGTCATCAACGCGGACGTCGCCGCCGAGCTGAACCTGCCGCTCCATCAGCTTCCGGCCTACTGCACGGGCGGCAACATCATGACCGACGGGCACGGCCGCGCCTTCTCAACCGAGCAGATGCTCGACGAGAACGCGCCCTGGATGTCCGGCGCGACGTTCTTCACGAGGGCCGAGAACTACCTCGGCATCACGGACTATCAGGTCCTGCCGAACCCCGAGGTCTACGGCATCCAGCACATCGACTGCTAC
This window contains:
- a CDS encoding rubrerythrin family protein, translated to MATKDNLAAAFAGESQANRKYLAYAKKAEDDGYPQVAKLFRAAAAAETVHAHAHFDVMGGVQDTAANLQDAIEGEGHEFTEMYPDFLHEAEEEGNDPAVLSFGRAMAVEKIHHNLYQDALKAVESGNDIKSEKVYVCSVCGNTVYGDPPDVCPVCGAKKEAFFEVE